One part of the Aspergillus luchuensis IFO 4308 DNA, chromosome 5, nearly complete sequence genome encodes these proteins:
- a CDS encoding phosphotransferase family protein (COG:S;~EggNog:ENOG410PWDK;~InterPro:IPR011009,IPR002575;~PFAM:PF01636) — MDWDHLAEEYNDKLFAGWLQLLSQQSPALPSRLATQHRRGTARVADVSQFTTGAYNICCIVTFEDGFRALVRFPILGRSRFRTEKSRNEASVMKFLSRNTALPVPRILGMGRWGCGPYLVITFIEGMLLSNRLGDPTIQSPSLNPNVSDSDIQSAYRVMAQVILELSKPIFSSIGALEEGSQMWKVAQRPLTLNMNELVRVGNLPPGIFAEKTFSTAGEYFEELARQQLLHLQYQRNDAVDDEQDCRKKYIARCLFRKIAREYKKQQSGPFHLYCDDLRPSNVLVAAQDFSLTGVIDWEFTYVAPAEFTYTAPWWLLFESPEAWESDLHVFLARYTPRLRLFLNALRSCEDEMIRKGALKEYQRLSEHMAESLNSGLFWFCLAARKSYMFDDIYWQFLDKRHYGQGSLEDRLLLLSQEELDGLKMFVSLKMQQARENRLDEHISIDKLIDL; from the coding sequence ATGGACTGGGATCATCTTGCTGAGGAGTATAATGACAAGTtgtttgctggctggctacAATTGCTTTCCCAGCAGTCCCCTGCCTTGCCGTCGAGACTCGCAACCCAGCATCGTCGTGGCACTGCACGGGTAGCTGATGTCTCACAGTTTACCACGGGCGCTTACAATATTTGCTGCATTGTTACCTTTGAGGATGGATTCCGTGCACTTGTTCGGTTCCCAATCCTGGGTAGAAGCCGCTTTCGGACGGAAAAGAGTAGAAACGAGGCTTCAGTCATGAAATTCCTATCTCGAAATACCGCGCTCCCTGTCCCCCGCATTCTTGGGATGGGTCGATGGGGATGCGGCCCTTACCTTGTCATAACTTTCATTGAGGGAATGTTGTTGTCCAATCGCCTTGGGGACCCAACAATCCAGTCGCCCAGCTTAAATCCAAATGTTTCCGACTCCGACATTCAAAGTGCCTATCGCGTGATGGCGCAAGTTATCTTGGAATTGTCTAAACCAATCTTTTCGTCTATTGGAGCTCTGGAAGAGGGATCTCAGATGTGGAAAGTAGCTCAAAGGCCACTAACCCTCAATATGAACGAACTGGTGCGCGTTGGAAATCTTCCTCCTGGCATATTTGCCGAAAAAACATTCAGTACCGCGGGCGAATATTTCGAGGAACTCGCGAgacagcagcttctccaccTTCAATACCAACGGAACgatgctgttgatgatgagcaaGATTGTCGAAAGAAATACATAGCCCGCTGCCTTTTTAGGAAAATCGCCCGGGAGTATAAAAAGCAGCAGTCGGGTCCGTTCCATCTTTACTGCGACGATTTGCGTCCGTCCAATGTACTTGTTGCAGCACAAGACTTTTCACTCACTGGTGTTATTGATTGGGAATTTACTTACGTTGCGCCTGCCGAATTTACCTATACTGCACCCTGGTGGCTCCTATTCGAGAGCCCCGAAGCTTGGGAGTCAGACTTGCATGTATTCTTGGCACGGTACACACCACGCTTGCGTCTCTTCCTCAATGCACTCCGATCATGCGAGGACGAGATGATCCGAAAGGGTGCATTAAAGGAGTATCAGCGACTTTCAGAACACATGGCAGAGTCTTTGAATAGCGGGCTTTTTTGGTTCTGCCTTGCTGCTAGGAAAAGCTACATGTTTGATGATATCTATTGGCAATTTCTTGACAAACGACATTATGGACAGGGATCTCTTGAAGATaggcttttgcttttgtcaCAGGAGGAGTTGGACGGACTCAAGATGTTTGTTTCTTTGAAGATGCAACAAGCACGTGAGAACCGCTTGGACGAACATATATCAATTGACAAGCTTATTGATctttga
- a CDS encoding Zn(II)2Cys6 transcription factor (COG:K;~EggNog:ENOG410QDU3;~InterPro:IPR036864,IPR007219,IPR001138;~PFAM:PF00172,PF04082;~go_function: GO:0000981 - DNA-binding transcription factor activity, RNA polymerase II-specific [Evidence IEA];~go_function: GO:0003677 - DNA binding [Evidence IEA];~go_function: GO:0008270 - zinc ion binding [Evidence IEA];~go_process: GO:0006351 - transcription, DNA-templated [Evidence IEA];~go_process: GO:0006355 - regulation of transcription, DNA-templated [Evidence IEA]) codes for MDLTAPVACLGCREKHLKCDGNLTGCARCQSLGLTCRFVPSRRGRKCRPAAPAAVPHDTTSLPTPDSNSIPVDPISFSTGPFGQCHSLEYPQHAGSMPCDHGLQLISLYYLHFHQAHPFLAPMQVLLESETPTFLLDIMEFISLHYLSPQLFQDSSESLGLAVQAADLTIEKVQAFLLLAIVHHGRQQAPDARSYLGQALQGALDLGLHRRETSDAIRADAPFQAESLRRTWWEIVVIDVLLAAVQVDGVLQFHMEETPTTPLPGELDQYQASDVISDPNPFPSTLADLEQNALFCGDVEFSPGAYRVEAALMLRNCLRAGQTHVSEETLDILNAANIAWFHRLPPRQRSMLQLNGVQDELMTQAMMLMHCATIYLHFPRSCLLAFLPVTGQVMCSSPALFVTSTLDPQVHTHRVIEGSVRLSQLAALSTSVVNHTPFFACTLVLSSVIQVAAMFSESLHSSKASQRQYLALNLAVLKSMGQTWPIAAAASQRVRQAMIEVHNAIPRAANLLLGEVTPPS; via the coding sequence ATGGATCTTACCGCCCCCGTGGCCTGTTTGGGCTGCCGAGAAAAGCATCTCAAATGCGACGGCAATCTGACCGGCTGTGCTCGCTGCCAGTCCTTGGGGCTCACCTGCCGCTTCGTGCCCTCCCGTCGTGGTCGCAAGTGTcgcccagcagcaccagcagcagttccCCACGACACCACCAGTCTGCCCACTCCCGACTCCAATTCAATACCGGTGGATCCCATCTCTTTCTCAACAGGTCCCTTCGGGCAATGCCACAGCCTGGAATACCCGCAGCATGCGGGCTCCATGCCTTGCGATCATGGGCTGCAGCTGATCTCCCTGTACTATCTCCACTTTCACCAAGCCCACCCGTTCCTGGCCCCCATGCAAGTCCTGCTCGAGTCGGAAACCCCCACGTTCCTGCTTGATATTATGGAGTTCATCAGCCTCCATTACTTGTCCCCGCAGCTGTTTCAGGATAGCAGCGAGTCCCTTGGTCTGGCCGTGCAGGCTGCGGACCTGACCATTGAAAAGGTGCAGGCCTTCCTGCTCCTCGCCATTGTGCATCACGGGCGACAGCAGGCCCCTGACGCCCGCTCATATCTGGGACAGGCCCTGCAGGGTGCACTGGACCTGGGTTTGCACCGTCGGGAGACCTCGGACGCCATCCGTGCGGATGCTCCCTTCCAGGCCGAGAGTCTGCGGCGCACCTGGTGGGAGATCGTTGTGATCGATGTGCTGCTGGCGGCTGTCCAGGTCGATGGGGTTTTGCAGTTCCACATGGAAGAAACCCCCACCACGCCTCTTCCTGGTGAGCTGGATCAGTATCAGGCTAGCGACGTCATCTCCGACCCCAACCCCTTTCCGTCCACCCTGGCGGATCTGGAACAAAACGCTCTGTTCTGCGGTGATGTGGAATTCTCCCCGGGGGCTTACCGCGTCGAGGCTGCGTTGATGCTTCGCAATTGCCTCCGAGCCGGCCAGACGCATGTCAGTGAGGAGACACTAGACATACTGAACGCGGCCAACATCGCCTGGTTCCATCGACTGCCGCCACGCCAACGGTCCATGCTTCAGCTCAATGGGGTGCAGGACGAGCTGATGACACAGGCCATGATGTTGATGCACTGCGCCACCATCTATTTGCACTTCCCACGCTCCTGTCTGCTCGCATTCCTGCCCGTCACAGGCCAGGTGATGTGCTCATCCCCGGCCTTATTCGTCACCAGTACCCTGGACCCTCAAGTGCACACCCACAGGGTTATCGAGGGGTCTGTTAGACTGTCTCAGCTAGCCGCCTTGTCCACCTCGGTTGTCAATCATACTCCTTTCTTTGCCTGCACCCTGGTCCTCAGTTCCGTTATCCAAGTTGCCGCCATGTTCAGCGAGAGTCTGCATTCCTCTAAGGCGAGCCAGAGACAATACCTAGCTCTCAACCTTGCCGTTCTAAAGTCTATGGGACAAACCTGGcccattgctgctgctgcctcacAACGAGTGCGTCAAGCCATGATCGAAGTCCACAATGCGATCCCACGAGCTGCCAACCTGTTGCTTGGGGAAGTCACCCCTCCTTCCTAA
- a CDS encoding uncharacterized protein (COG:G;~EggNog:ENOG410PV5W;~InterPro:IPR005829,IPR005828,IPR003663,IPR036259, IPR020846;~PFAM:PF00083,PF07690;~SECRETED:SignalP(1-25);~TransMembrane:10 (i12-30o67-86i121-141o156-176i183-203o311-329i341-359o365-384i410-428o440-459i);~go_component: GO:0016020 - membrane [Evidence IEA];~go_component: GO:0016021 - integral component of membrane [Evidence IEA];~go_function: GO:0022857 - transmembrane transporter activity [Evidence IEA];~go_process: GO:0055085 - transmembrane transport [Evidence IEA]), giving the protein MSSSNPSRGFPWLIWVVAIFGSVSSAGFGFDQGWWASMMSLTQFNRHFGYYDPVQQAWSLSNRQQSLGTGLGYVGVILGLVCGTPLNERLGRRNSLWVQSAVATAGVAIEASCQDSYAQFLVGKVVVYFAGGIASTVIPVYQGECAPQHLRGMMTGLYNAFLMVGGFCAALIVYLCRHVPSDWAWRSVVVAQVAIPAMGWLSLPFLPESPYWLLRRSRRAAAIASLRRLHALDAAAAEAEILSIEQQLVLQQHQQQQEKELASWMACFTDPVYFRRTLIAVGAQIFQQAQGISFVANYQAVFLEQVGFRQVLLMSVIVYIIGIIGNLTGMFMADRLGRRNVLLPASGLLGACMLTIGGLTTPSTASSSLSIAVVVMLMLWFFTFQSTWGPLAWAITAEIPPTGTAVREKMVTLAGSSAYGTGLVIVFVNPYTQAAIGGKVAFIYGALSIIAAVFVWMFVPETKRRSLEEIDEMFMARVPAREFKTYQCHSSASGLDKAVDDKASVDECI; this is encoded by the coding sequence ATGTCATCTTCCAACCCTTCACGGGGTTTCCCCTGGCTCATCTGGGTCGTGGCTATCTTCGGCTCCGTCTCATCCGCGGGCTTTGGTTTCGATCAGGGCTGGTGGGCAAGTATGATGAGCTTGACGCAGTTCAACCGTCATTTTGGCTACTATGACCCGGTTCAACAGGCCTGGTCCCTCAGTAATCGACAACAGTCCCTCGGCACGGGTCTGGGCTATGTAGGAGTCATCCTCGGGCTGGTGTGCGGAACACCTCTCAACGAACGGCTTGGACGGCGGAACAGCCTCTGGGTGCAATCGGCGGTGGCGACTGCCGGAGTCGCCATTGAAGCATCCTGCCAGGACAGCTACGCGCAATTTCTGGTGGGCAAGGTAGTCGTCTACTTCGCCGGTGGCATCGCCTCGACGGTCATTCCGGTCTACCAAGGAGAGTGCGCACCTCAGCACCTCCGAGGAATGATGACGGGTCTATATAATGCCTTCCTGATGGTAGGCGGCTTTTGTGCCGCCCTTATCGTCTACCTCTGTCGTCATGTTCCGAGCGACTGGGCCTGGCGCAGTGTTGTGGTGGCGCAAGTAGCTATTCCCGCCATGGGGTGGCTGAGCCTGCCCTTCCTTCCTGAATCACCCTACTGGCTACTCCGTCGTAGCCGTCGTGCTGCCGCCATCGCCAGCCTGCGCCGGCTGCATGCCCTAgacgccgctgccgctgagGCCGAAATCCTTTCCATCGAACAACAACTCGTCCTGcagcaacaccaacaacaacaagagaAGGAGCTCGCATCCTGGATGGCTTGCTTCACAGATCCCGTCTACTTCCGTCGCACTCTCATCGCTGTGGGCGCACAGATCTTCCAGCAAGCCCAGGGAATCTCCTTCGTGGCCAACTATCAGGCCGTTTTTCTGGAACAGGTCGGTTTCCGCCAGGTTTTGTTGATGTCGGTGATTGTCTATATCATCGGCATAATCGGCAATTTGACGGGAATGTTCATGGCTGACCGGCTGGGTCGTCGCAACGTGCTCCTCCCGGCATCTGGCCTCCTCGGTGCATGTATGCTGACCATTGGCGGCCTCACCACCCCTTCCAcagcctcatcctccctctccatcgctGTGGTAGTCATGCTCATGCTTTGGTTCTTTACATTTCAGAGCACATGGGGCCCGTTGGCCTGGGCAATCACCGCCGAAATTCCACCCACAGGGACCGCTGTCCGCGAGAAGATGGTTACGCTGGCGGGATCTTCGGCATACGGCACCGGTCTGGTCATCGTCTTTGTGAATCCCTACACTCAGGCTGCTATTGGGGGTAAGGTAGCCTTCATATACGGCGCACTGTCCATCATCGCGGCGGTGTTTGTCTGGATGTTTGTACCGGAAACAAAACGCCGTtcgttggaggagattgacgAGATGTTTATGGCGCGAGTGCCCGCGCGAGAGTTCAAAACGTATCAGTGCCACAGCAGTGCATCCGGTCTAGACAAAGCTGTGGATGACAAAGCGTCAGTGGATGAATGCATTTGA
- a CDS encoding uncharacterized protein (CAZy:GH3;~COG:G;~EggNog:ENOG410PVNS;~InterPro:IPR017853,IPR036962,IPR037524,IPR008979, IPR002772,IPR036881,IPR026891,IPR013783,IPR001764, IPR011658;~PFAM:PF00933,PF01915,PF14310,PF07691;~go_function: GO:0004553 - hydrolase activity, hydrolyzing O-glycosyl compounds [Evidence IEA];~go_process: GO:0005975 - carbohydrate metabolic process [Evidence IEA]) — MGDQKRTITLSFPRSLPTVSPRSTIFWDFHTDLLLNMPQEERASSHVRQLLQSLTLEEKVALLAGKNMWETVNIDRLHIPSLKMTDGPAGARGSKWTYGSLTTWIPCGISLAATFDPAMVEQVGRVLGQEARRKGCQVLLAPTMNLSRSPLGGRNFESYGEDPYLVGVTATAMIRGIQAQGVGACMKHFILNDTETRRFNVDQTIDERTLREVYMKPFTMVLDDPASVPWTAMVSYPKINGLHADISPHILPRLLRQELQFDRLVMSDWGGLNSTADSLRATTDLEMPGPAVRRGERLLAAIRAGEVKVAAHVDPSVRRFLQLLERTGLLGDATEATEHSEAATDDPIFHRIARDAAQSGLVLLKNDKAILPLKPTTLQRVAIIGPNARQPTAGGAGSAAVNPFYVSTPEACLRDALHAANAELQVSYEQGIPSSLRPPLLGKLLTVPDGSRNGWQVSFFEGHALEGPVVASSMWDDSLIYLFSDGDVPAVLDDRPYSYRATGVVTPQASGRYTWSLANTGKAKLFVDDELLIDNMEWTGLTGGFLGCSSADKTASVYLEAGRAYQLRVDNVVTLPVVEAFDNTLFPRISGIRVGLALEQDEQEMLAQAVAAARQADVAVVVVGHNKDSEGEGGDRATMQLPGRTDEMVSAVCAANPNTVVVVQSASAVAMPWVDAASGLVMAWYQGQENGHALAAALLGDCDFSGRLPITFPRRLEDHGSNAWFPGEAAQDRNTFGEGVRVGYRHFDAQGIPALWPFGFGLSYTQFQLTDIRVCGRVEGRFRESQPALIQARVCNVGGRDGQEVVQVYVAPSVQIREAGEMSFPKTLAGFCKIAVPAGVSREVSIPIRGSELSWYDARVAQWRLDAGKYACWVGRSSSQIDAELEIEVAEGDDIDMGH; from the coding sequence ATGGGTGACCAGAAAAGAACAATtaccctctccttcccccgaTCTCTGCCAACAGTATCCCCAAGATCAACGATTTTCTGGGATTTCCATACCGATCTGCTGCTCAACATGCCtcaggaagaaagagcgTCCTCCCATGTGCGTCAACTGCTCCAGTCCCTTACGCTGGAGGAGAAAGTGGCCCTCCTGGCGGGCAAGAACATGTGGGAAACCGTCAACATCGACCGCCTACACATCCCCAGTCTGAAGATGACGGACGGACCAGCCGGTGCCCGGGGCTCCAAGTGGACCTATGGCTCCCTGACCACCTGGATACCGTGCGGAATCTCCCTGGCTGCTACCTTTGATCCGGCGATGGTAGAGCAAGTTGGAAGGGTGTTGGGCCAGGAGGCGCGCCGAAAGGGCTGCCAGGTACTGTTGGCACCCACCATGAATTTATCGCGCTCGCCCCTAGGTGGTCGAAATTTCGAGAGTTACGGCGAAGATCCCTATTTGGTCGGAGTGACCGCCACGGCGATGATCCGAGGTATTCAGGCACAGGGAGTGGGCGCGTGCATGAAGCACTTTATCTTGAACGATACTGAGACGCGACGATTCAATGTTGACCAAACCATTGATGAACGCACCTTACGCGAGGTCTACATGAAGCCGTTTACGATGGTTCTCGACGACCCAGCTAGCGTGCCTTGGACGGCCATGGTTAGCTATCCCAAGATTAACGGCCTGCACGCCGACATCAGCCCACATATTCTTCCTCGTCTACTCCGGCAAGAGCTACAATTTGATCGTCTGGTCATGAGCGACTGGGGAGGGCTGAATAGTACAGCCGACAGCCTGCGCGCCACAACTGATCTCGAAATGCCGGGTCCAGCCGTCCGCCGCGGAGAACGCTTGCTGGCTGCCATTCGAGCTGGGGAGGTCAAGGTGGCCGCGCATGTCGACCCGAGTGTCCGCCGCTTCTTGCAGCTCCTGGAGCGCACAGGCCTGTTGGGAGACGCTACAGAGGCCACCGAACACTCCGAAGCTGCTACGGATGATCCCATCTTTCACCGAATCGCGCGCGATGCAGCCCAGAGTGGGCTCGTCCTGCTCAAGAATGACAAGGCCATCCTGCCTCTCAAGCCGACCACGCTGCAGCGAGTCGCCATCATTGGGCCCAACGCCCGTCAACCCACCGCGGGCGGTGCTGGCAGCGCCGCTGTCAACCCTTTTTACGTCTCGACTCCGGAAGCCTGCCTGCGCGATGCCCTTCATGCGGCCAACGCAGAGCTGCAGGTCTCCTACGAGCAGGGGATCCCGAGCAGCCTGCGCCCGCCTTTACTGGGAAAGCTCTTGACTGTCCCCGACGGGTCCCGAAACGGCTGGCAAGTTAGCTTCTTTGAAGGTCATGCGCTAGAGGGTCCGGTGGTAGCGTCCAGTATGTGGGACGACTCGctcatctatctatttagtgatggtgatgtccCGGCCGTGTTGGACGACCGGCCATACTCCTACCGTGCCACCGGGGTGGTCACTCCGCAAGCGTCAGGTCGCTATACCTGGAGCCTGGCAAATACTGGGAAAGCCAAGCTCTTTGTTGATGACGAGTTGTTAATCGACAACATGGAGTGGACTGGTCTGACGGGCGGATTTCTGGGCTGCTCTAGCGCAGATAAGACAGCCAGCGTCTATCTGGAAGCGGGCCGCGCCTACCAGCTGCGGGTGGACAACGTGGTCACGCTGCCAGTGGTAGAGGCATTTGACAACACGCTATTCCCGCGGATCTCCGGGATACGAGTTGGCCTGGCCTTGGAGCAGGACGAGCAGGAAATGCTGGCGCAGGCCGTGGCGGCCGCCCGGCAGGCCGatgtggcggtggtggtggtgggccACAACAAGGATTCGGAGGGCGAAGGAGGCGACCGCGCAACGATGCAGCTTCCCGGTCGCACGGACGAGATGGTCAGCGCTGTCTGTGCCGCTAATCCCAACACCGTCGTGGTTGTGCAGTCGGCCAGCGCCGTGGCCATGCCGTGGGTCGATGCTGCCTCGGGGCTGGTGATGGCCTGGTATCAGGGGCAGGAAAATGGGCATGCTTTGGCAGCCGCTCTGCTCGGCGACTGCGACTTCAGCGGTCGACTCCCCATTACCTTCCCTCGACGGCTCGAAGACCATGGCTCCAACGCCTGGTTCCCGGGAGAGGCTGCGCAGGACCGCAACACCTTTGGGGAAGGAGTGCGTGTCGGGTATCGCCATTTCGATGCCCAGGGGATCCCTGCCCTCTGGCCCTTTGGCTTTGGTCTTTCGTATACACAATTCCAGCTGACCGACATTCGGGTCTGCGGTCGCGTGGAGGGACGTTTCCGGGAGTCTCAGCCTGCGTTGATCCAGGCGCGCGTCTGCAATGTCGGAGGCCGGGACGGGCAAGAGGTGGTCCAGGTATATGTAGCGCCATCAGTCCAGATCCGGGAGGCTGGGGAAATGAGCTTCCCCAAGACTCTGGCGGGCTTCTGTAAAATTGCTGTACCAGCGGGAGTGTCGCGCGAAGTGTCGATCCCCATCCGGGGGTCGGAGCTGAGCTGGTACGATGCTCGGGTGGCGCAGTGGCGATTGGATGCGGGCAAGTATGCCTGCTGGGTTGGTCGAAGTAGTAGCCAGATTGATGCGGAATTGGAGATTGAGGTGGCAGAGGGAGACGACATAGACATGGGACACTAG
- a CDS encoding uncharacterized protein (CAZy:GH28;~COG:G;~EggNog:ENOG410PHHF;~InterPro:IPR000743,IPR012334,IPR011050;~PFAM:PF00295,PF12708;~SECRETED:SignalP(1-18);~go_function: GO:0004650 - polygalacturonase activity [Evidence IEA];~go_process: GO:0005975 - carbohydrate metabolic process [Evidence IEA]), giving the protein MRAIILPYILFLATLARAQLSGPVGPLVDYSTKARNQTCNIIDYGALADGKTDISQPLLDAWGNCSVGGLVYIPPGNYSLAEDIELKHGQSSAIQLDGVIMRGHRGSYQMILIRDCNDFELFSGNSRGAIQGFGYEYLQNETYGERLLRIQEVSNFSVHGFALVDSPSYYIVFDTVSSGEVYNILIRGVTSVGATDAIDVWGENMWFHDIEVSNGDECVTVKSPAHNYLIENIYCNLSGGTAIGSLGTGTNISDIHYRNLYLNRADACFLKSNNGDGVVKNIIWENVIVHGGPYPLAIDEAWGDDRGSVGVQVSNLTFRNWHGESASASRPVIRLQCDSDIPCYDITIDNVNLWANDTSYVVWLCENAYGDGACLPSAKGTTDLKSFTSKQTITATPSYAAPTMAADFTSDLPSTSPFTIPPMPTSFYPGATPISTLLHLHGAGGLPSASPVSHHQRQH; this is encoded by the exons ATGCGAGCCATAATTTTACCATATATCCTGTTCTTGGCCACTCTGGCACGGGCGCAGCTATCTGGTCCCGTTGGTCCACTAGTGGACTACAGCACTAAAGCCAGGAATCAAACCTGCAACATTATCGATTACGGAGCTCTCGCAGATGGTAAGACAGATATTTCGCAGCCCCTACTCGATGCCTGGGGAAATTGCTCCGTGGGGGGACTGGTCTACATCCCACCTGGTAACTACTCGCTGGCCGAGGATATCGAGCTCAAGCACGGCCAGTCCTCTGCAATTCAGCTTGACGGTGTGATTATGCGCGGACACCGCGGATCGTATCAGATGATTCTGATCCGTGACTGCAACGACTTCGAACTCTTCAGCGGCAACTCCCGCGGGGCCATTCAGGGCTTTGGGTACGAATATTTGCAAAATGAGACCTACGGCGAGAGACTGCTGCGCATCCAAGAGGTTAGCAATTTTTCGGTGCATGGATTTGCACTTGTTGACTCGCCCTCCTACTACATCGTCTTTGATACCGTCTCCAGTGGAGAGGTATATAACATCTTGATCCGCGGCGTGACATCAGTGGGGGCGACAGATGCCATCGACGTATGGGGAGAGAACATGTGGTTCCATGACATTGAAGTGAGCAACGGCGATGAATGTGTCACGGTCAAGTCTCCGGCGCACAACTATCTGATCGAGAATATCTACTGCAATCTAAGTGGTGGGACCGCCATTGGCTCCTTAGGCACAGGCACCAATATTTCTGACATTCACTACCGCAATCTCTACCTGAATCGAGCAGATGCGTGCTTCCTGAAAAGTAACAATGGGGATGGAGTTGTTAAGAATATCATCTGGGAGAATGTCATAGTTCACGGCGGTCCGTACCCGCTAGCCATAGACGAGGCCTGGGGGGACGACCGAGGCTCAGTAGGAGTTCAAGTGTCCAACCTCACATTCCGA AACTGGCACGGAGAATCTGCTAGCGCCTCACGCCCAGTGATCCGTCTACAGTGTGACTCTGACATCCCATGCTACGATATTACCATTGACAATGTGAATCTCTGGGCTAACGACACCAGCTATGTGGTCTGGCTGTGTGAAAATGCCTATGGAGATGGGGCCTGTCTCCCTAGTGCAAAGGGAACAACAGATTTGAAGTCTTTTACCAGCAAACAGACTATAACTGCCACCCC GTCCTATGCTGCGCCAACAATGGCAGCTGACTTCACCTCTGATCTGCCATCAACGAGCCCTTTTACTATTCCTCCCATGCCGACGAGTTTCTACCCGGGTGCTACTCCCATCTCAACACTCCTACATCTCCATGGTGCGGGTGGTCTCCCGTCAGCATCTCCCGTTTCACATCATCAACGACAGCATTGA